GAAACTACGGTAATAAAGAGGGTAAATCTGCCCCGCAGGGGCACAGACGGCAAGAGAAACTTGAGGGCCACTCAaacaactggaaaaaaaaaaaatgaccatacATACAATTTAATTCAGATTTCTGTTACTTACTCTCTTTTTTATTCTTAGatgaactattttttttcttgggtttgGATTTTGATCCCTTGGTCTGCTGTTTTTCCAAGTATTTTTCCTGGCATTCCTCTGCCGAGTGGCTTCCAACTGCCATGGCAACTTCGAACCAGTACCCAGGTTTGCGCTTTGGTAGTTTAGAAATTGCACTTGAAGGGCACAGAATAGATTAAAGTTTAGATACTTTACATCCATAACAAAGTActgagatctaaaaaaaaaaacgaatttagtGACTAGACCATCTAAAATTACATGGACATTTACCTGAAAGTCATTTTGACTTGCACTTTACAGgcttctgtcccatattttgattACTATATTCATACACAAATCTATAATACCATGGGGCCAGAGCCACGCTAAAGCACCGCTTGATTTAGCGGcgctttagcgctgtttaagcGGTGTTTTTTCGTCCGTtagcggggagcttttaaccccaaagaagtggTTAGAAACTCCCATGTTGCGGCGCTTCCGAAGCActgtccattcattccaatgggcagggcattttgggagcgctaaatacagccCCAAAAATGCTGCTTACAGGACCTTTCGGAACAtcccacaagcgcaccgccccagtgcagaagttatagcgtctacaaactatggattttcttttttttttttttactagtaatggtggcgatcagcgacttatagcaggacatTGCGGCAACCAAATTGGACACCAACTGACACTATTTTTTGCAGACCAGTGacattacagcgatcagtgctaaaaatatgcacaatcactgtactaatgacactgagaaggggttaacattaggggcgatccaagtgttaaagtggttgtaaaccccactttttgacttttacctacaggtaagtctataataaggcttacctgtaggtatgaagaatatctcctaaacctgtacggtttaggagatattccccttgcaatgcgccgctgattgcagcggcgcatgcgcaagggggatcctcggctgaagggccggccgccGCCGGAATGAAATcttccgcgcgcatgcgcgggagtgacgtcatcgccgctccagccaatcacagtgctggagcggcgatacccggaagacacgcagagtcaagatgacatcttgctcggcgtggaccaggtaagttctcttctcctcgttccgaggtaagtatttcataatgagcttttatgcggtgcatactagctcattatggcttttgccctgcaggtgtaaaaaaaaaaaaaaaaaaaaaaaaaagtatatgcgggtttacaaccgctttaaactgTGTGCCCAGCGGGTGTTTTACtgtagtgggggaggtgcttttactaaaagAAGGCATAGATCTGCGTCAGGAACACAGGATCTATACCTTCCTTACTAACAGAACGgcgatttgccttgtttacataggcagatcgccgttctgtcagtGCACTGAATGATCAGCGGGTGCCAGAGGACATCAAGTCCACGTGATCTGCTGATCAGCTTCCGCTGTATCAAATCACAGTGGGAGCAAGCTGGCAGCGGCATGCCCGATACCTGGGAGTGCAGggtcacgtgtgtgtgtgtgtgtgtgtgtgtgtgtgtgtgtgtgtgtgtgtgtgtgtgtgtgtgtgtgtgtatgtatgtatgtatatatatatatatatatatatatatatatatatatatatatatatatatatatatatatatatatatatatatatatatacacacacacacacacacacacgtgatccTGCGCAGCGTAGCCGACCTGTAGCAGTAAAGCAGCTATGGGAAGGTGCTTTTACTAAAGGAAGGCATAGATCCGCATCCctactttgcaggaacacaggatctattttttctttactgaCAGAATGGCAAAATGCAatgtttacataggcaggtcCCGGTTCTGTCAGTGTGCTGAATGATCAGCAGTTGCCGGGGGACATCAAGTCCACGTGACCCGCTCCTGCTGTGCAGACTCATAACGTTGTAATACAACACTAAGTAGACTACTTACCTGTAAAGTCTTTTCACTTCTTTCTCTGTCCAGTCCTCCTGATGAACCAGTGCTGCCAATGGGTTCTGGGGCAGTTGACGTTCTGGATGGGAATGAGTAGGTGATCTTGATGCATTGTTGCCTCTCAAGTTTTGTTGATGTTTCTGAAGATGCTGCAACTGAGGACTTGGTTTGGTAGCCTTCCTGTTGACTTCTGTATTGGCTTTCCTCTTAGGCTTAGAGTCATCTTCGCTTTTATCTTCTTCATCTTCAAGGTCTAATTCAGAGTGTGAAGTTTCTCTCGGACTGCTTTTCTTTTTACTTAAACTAGGATTTGACTGCTTCTTTGTATCATCTATTCGTGTGAAGTGCTTCTCAGTGTTCTCTTGCTCTATGGCCCCTCTATGAGATTTTTGGGAACGTGCGTTGTGACTTTTCTGTGATCCAGGAGTATGAAccaataatttattttttgacTTGGCAGTTTGGTGCAAATCCTTCCACTGAACCATTTCCAGTTCAGACTCTGAATCCAAATCATCATTTTGGGATTTTCTAGAAAAAACAGGTACTTTGTTAAGAAGCTTAAAGTGATGGtaaagattttttatttgtaatttttttaaccacttaaccatttAGGGACCAGCGCATGACTATATACATCCtttttttgaagagggatatcttggtaacggcagcagcttgcTGCAACAACCGAGATATGCATCTCTTCAGgtgccggtcctgtaaacgataatggtggtctctgcggcggattcgccgcaacaTCACagttatcggcggtgggagaggccCCCCCGACGCCACTCTCCCGCTCACCGGAGCCGGCGGTAGCGGCAGAGGTGATCGGGTCCTCTTCCTAGCTGGGTTTAGAGACGAATGAGGGGaagatagcccccccccccccccacccgtctccagagcaagagcaataattatagaccttctctgtaactcaaaagatgcaacatatagaattttttaaacatcgcctatggagatttttaagggtaaaagtttgacgccatttcacgagcgggcgcaattttgaagcgtgacatgttgggtatcaatttactccgcgtaacattatctttcacaatataaaaaaaattgggataactttactgtggtcttatttttttcaaaaaaacatgctTTTGTAAGACCGctacacaaatacggtgtgacaaaaagtattgcaatgaccaccaatttattctctagggcagtggtctccaaactgtggcccaagggccagatgtggccctttgctagcctttatccagctcaactcctcctccatcctccatcACTGGGAGTTTCTGCCTTATGTGCGGCTTTCGTGGAGGCTGCTTAACCCTTCAGGGACCGGAGTCCCTGAAGTCAGGATTGGAGGTCCTTTTCCCAATCGAATGTCACTTAGGACCTCCAAAATTCCGGCCCCAAATAAGCCACTACAAATGCAGAGAGGGGCTTGTGTTTGTGAGCTGCCTGGTTGTGGTTTGAAATGTATACTCTTTTGCACCCAATTTTTAGTTTTGTTGCAACACCTGGTTTTGACCTACTTCCGCTCGGAACGACTAGGGGATCCGAGCTGAAATTCTCCTCACCCCCTCTctgcctgcagtcttctgggacacatcacaggtcccagaatacTGCAGGATCATTCGcaactcgcacatgtgcagtgggcacccggctgtgaagcctcaACCTGTCACAGCCGGAATGCCGGATGCGTAGAGAAGCCTGTGGGAAGGGGCAGCTCGCGTGATCACATCGCTGAATCATGGGGACAGGCGAGTgtgtgtttaataaaagtcagcagctacagtttttgtagctgctgacctgcaaccaaaaaaattactggagctctgctttaatactTGCCTGTAAAGTCTTTTTGAAGCACTGTTGCCTCTTAAGGTTTGCTGATGTTTCTGAAAATTCCGCAATTGATTACTTGGTTTGGTGGTCTTCCCTTTGGCTTTCGTCTTGACTTCCCGCTCAGACTCATagtcctcttcatcatcatcttcatcttcttcttcagCAAAGTCTAATTCAGACTCTGAAGATTCTTCAGATGGATTGGTTTTCCTTCGATGTGCTCTAGGATTTGACCGCttggttgcaattttttttgttgtaaagtgCGTCTTAGTGTTCTCCTGCTTTTTAGCCGGTCTTTGAGATTTCTGTGAATTAGTATTTTGTCTTTTCTGTGGGCCGGGTGTAGaaagcaacattttattttttgactTCACAGTTTCAGACAGATCCTTTCTAGACGCCgtttccacttcagactcttCAAAATCGAAAATGCTTTGAGATTTTCTAGAAGGAACAGCTACTTTGTCACAAGGCTCTGTCCATGCCAAATTATCTTGAGAGCTTTCTTCCTCAAAGTCATCCAACGGTTGAGTAGAATGAGAGGTTTGTTTATTATCTTTCTTGGAATTGAGATGTCTTTTTATCCCCCTCACACTATTCAAAGGTCTAGACACTTCTTCCGAATGGGAGGATTCCGCTCCAGTATTCCATTCCCGAGTGGGTTTGGAAAGGGTTGACTTCTGACTATTCGGCACCTGCCTGCAGGCCCATGtttctgcttcttcttcttcagagtcCTGAGATTCTGTTAAAGATCTTTGTGCTTTTGAAGAATAAAGGGACAACCTTTTCCTATTCTGTGAAGTTTCAACAGGTTCTGCCTTCTGCTTGGTTGACTTATGTAGAATGGCTTCATTCCTTTTCCTTACAGCACATTTGCTGATGTTTTCACATAAAATAGCTACCTTCTCCACTTCTGGAGGTTTCTCAGAATCAGATATTGGCTGCTCAGTCCCTGAAGTCTGCGTTCCACTTGTGTCAGAAAGATCAGAATTTAGCATCTGCTGAAGGTGCGGCGGGCTCTTAGACCCGGTAAGGCTTTCTTCTTCAGAAGCTTCTGTTATATTAGCCAATGACACTGGATAACCAGATAGTGGTCTTCTAAGGGTTGACTTCTGCATTTCTTTCACACGGCCCTTACTCAAACTCTTTTTATGTTTCAACCTTTTGGAGGCTCGGACACCATTTTGAAGTCCTGTAGGGTGGACCATTTGTTGCATACTTGTTTTAAAACTCTTTGGCTTTATTTGTAAAGCTTTTTTAGacttcttccctttttttatagTGGAAGGTTGGTAATCATCAGAGGACTCACTTTCGTCCTCACTGGTTATGGTAATACCACTAGAGGACCTACTTTCATCCTCACTGGTTATGGTAATACCACTAGAGGACCTGCTTTCATCCTCACTGGTTATGGTAATACCACTAGAGGACCTATTTTCATCCTCACTGGTTATGGTAATACCACTAGAGGACCTATTTTCATCCTCACTGGTTACGGTAATACCACTAGAGGACCTGCTTTCAGCTTTACTGCTTTCTGTCAAAGTGCTTGCCTCAGAATCTTCTAGGTCTTGTGGAAAACTGGAAGTGGCTTTGTTATTCCCAGTTTTCTTCTCTTTTGATTTTTTATACCCCAAATCTGTCTTTCCTGAGGAAACATTGGAGGAACTATTGGAACAGCTCGAGCTGTGAAACTGAACCTGATGTTGCAAACACCTCTTTTTAATCTGTTTTCTGGTGTTCAAGGGGGTGAGCATTACGCTCATGGGTTTCAGCGGACACCTCTTGACATTCCGTTGTCTATTTTTCAAAGTTTGACTTCTAGAGTTGGTCTCCTTGACCGGTGTCTCCTTGACCGGTAGTTCTAATTATAAAGAAGTGACAAAATGGCTTTAGTAAAACGGGAGACCATCAGAAAAAGGAATTTAAAGCgattatataagaaaaaaaaaaaaatagggctcaGATaaagtaaaggggaggggatggtgaggggccaaaaacaatgcctaaacattttttaccgtaaagcggagttccattcaCTTTAACTTTACTTTATTTAATATATCAACGGCAATAATTTTTCCAttgatcgtttttttatttattttttcgtccgCTTACCATGTTTCTAAGCTGTTCCATTTTACTTCCTCCTTCTCCCACGTGCGGCTAATCACGTCATTTCCTGGCGGCGCACGGTCTCCTGGGAGGTTGGGGTCAtaattcccaggagtcagtgtggATCGCTGCCGCTCATTTCAAAACCGGAAGCGACGCAATGATATcttcgttgccatcacaacggggtaGGCACTTCCGCcgtccgttgtgatggcaacgtcAGAAGTTTACGACGCTGCGAGCCTAACAATACTGCGCACGTGCGAGAACGGGCGGTGCATGATGGTCGTTCAGCGGCACAGTATTTCAGAAtagagtgcttgtgggcttcacatgcccacaagcaatatgggaaaaaaatcccaataagtgtacattgattagtttgcacaaaagttttagcatcttccatatttatggaatttttattgattttattaggttttactagtaatggtggcaatcagcgacttcgagtaggactgcgatattgcggcagacaaattggacactaatgccccatacacaccatcagattatctgcagatttttgtcttcagatttaccaaaaccatgtagtacaagggcctgcctgattgcatacaaattgaaactcttagggttttgacctcatattatatgtttttggtaaatctgaagacaaaaatctgcagaaaatctgatggtgtgtatggggcttaagggacACTTTTAtggagaccagtgacaccaatacagtgatcagtgctaaaaatatgcactgtcactgtagtaatgacactggcagggaaggggttaacatcagtggcGATCAAACGATGGGGAGGGGGTGGTTGTTCTGTTTAGCAGAAATACAAGATCTGTCTTCTCCTGTCacagaacagtgatctgccttgtttacataggcagaccgccgttctgtctTCCTTGGGAACAAATGCCAGGTCCTGGCGGACATCGGGTTCATAGGACCGGCGTATTGGCTCCCACTGTCTAATCACAGCAAGAGTGGGTTGCTGGCGGCACGAGCGGGCCCCAGACCCAGAGGTGGAAtaaaaatcacgtacaggtacgtaattTCGCACTATACATGGGGAGGTCCTT
This window of the Rana temporaria chromosome 13, aRanTem1.1, whole genome shotgun sequence genome carries:
- the MIS18BP1 gene encoding mis18-binding protein 1 isoform X1, translating into MRALRIVEKPSIKFLSGLDIETSSVPLDSIPPNTHTSLKEIRERWQQSLSIQRPSRTSAVSSALQSTFIPGSVGSPDFSDVSNVFFTLERQSTEPDAAKEVVPRRRTRESPLKPWNPNDFTGVFLNNQEKDLGRKQTQNLQDKLSAVDGSLSSTSSLSVFEDDVGHVEDEIPQEDQEIATAAKATSPKLANQRLPRAVQARKTSDPQPEKERTSHDPLDDLYELALTSPKIVIRIPRKERSPEVTLEKDNHPKQDNHSKQEDKVVLSEWFVKGVENKGVYVEGKRVDSEDLHWHSNIIVHRIEPHKVKTLTGRVYELQGHLDKACMLQTGCPSWLVEKFEFGFPDNWKSYVTFFIQSLQSAVIPYQPEDPTSKDNVTKTTSGSCPDTKSKKPSSYTKWKNKISSRELELPVGEHDYEDGSCGKLSIQSLTTRSGRQVKPILKYWCGERLSVDFQLNTSIIRADRDALTESIERMHGLFPRTSNGKGSSSKSSSKTKMLNKEELPVKETPVKETNSRSQTLKNRQRNVKRCPLKPMSVMLTPLNTRKQIKKRCLQHQVQFHSSSCSNSSSNVSSGKTDLGYKKSKEKKTGNNKATSSFPQDLEDSEASTLTESSKAESRSSSGITVTSEDENRSSSGITITSEDENRSSSGITITSEDESRSSSGITITSEDESRSSSGITITSEDESESSDDYQPSTIKKGKKSKKALQIKPKSFKTSMQQMVHPTGLQNGVRASKRLKHKKSLSKGRVKEMQKSTLRRPLSGYPVSLANITEASEEESLTGSKSPPHLQQMLNSDLSDTSGTQTSGTEQPISDSEKPPEVEKVAILCENISKCAVRKRNEAILHKSTKQKAEPVETSQNRKRLSLYSSKAQRSLTESQDSEEEEAETWACRQVPNSQKSTLSKPTREWNTGAESSHSEEVSRPLNSVRGIKRHLNSKKDNKQTSHSTQPLDDFEEESSQDNLAWTEPCDKVAVPSRKSQSIFDFEESEVETASRKDLSETVKSKNKMLLSTPGPQKRQNTNSQKSQRPAKKQENTKTHFTTKKIATKRSNPRAHRRKTNPSEESSESELDFAEEEDEDDDEEDYESEREVKTKAKGKTTKPSNQLRNFQKHQQTLRGNSASKRLYRKSQNDDLDSESELEMVQWKDLHQTAKSKNKLLVHTPGSQKSHNARSQKSHRGAIEQENTEKHFTRIDDTKKQSNPSLSKKKSSPRETSHSELDLEDEEDKSEDDSKPKRKANTEVNRKATKPSPQLQHLQKHQQNLRGNNASRSPTHSHPERQLPQNPLAALVHQEDWTEKEVKRLYSAISKLPKRKPGYWFEVAMAVGSHSAEECQEKYLEKQQTKGSKSKPKKKNSSSKNKKESKGKEMVQVTAKEGTLKRKQQMREFLDHTQRDDDLYSSTKRVKVSETHR
- the MIS18BP1 gene encoding mis18-binding protein 1 isoform X2, which gives rise to MRALRIVEKPSIKFLSGLDIETSSVPLDSIPPNTHTSLKEIRERWQQSLSIQRPSRTSAVSSALQSTFIPGSVGSPDFSDVSNVFFTLERQSTEPDAAKEVVPRRRTRESPLKPWNPNDFTGVFLNNQEKDLGRKQTQNLQDKLSAVDGSLSSTSSLSVFEDDVGHVEDEIPQEDQEIATAAKATSPKLANQRLPRAVQARKTSDPQPEKERTSHDPLDDLYELALTSPKIVIRIPRKERSPEVTLEKDNHPKQDNHSKQEDKVVLSEWFVKGVENKGVYVEGKRVDSEDLHWHSNIIVHRIEPHKVKTLTGRVYELQGHLDKACMLQTGCPSWLVEKFEFGFPDNWKSYVTFFIQSLQSAVIPYQPEDPTSKDNVTKTTSGSCPDTKSKKPSSYTKWKNKISSRELELPVGEHDYEDGSCGKLSIQSLTTRSGRQVKPILKYWCGERLSVDFQLNTSIIRADRDALTESIERMHGLFPRTSNGKGSSSKSSSKTKMLNKEELPVKETPVKETNSRSQTLKNRQRNVKRCPLKPMSVMLTPLNTRKQIKKRCLQHQVQFHSSSCSNSSSNVSSGKTDLGYKKSKEKKTGNNKATSSFPQDLEDSEASTLTESSKAESRSSSGITITSEDESRSSSGITITSEDESESSDDYQPSTIKKGKKSKKALQIKPKSFKTSMQQMVHPTGLQNGVRASKRLKHKKSLSKGRVKEMQKSTLRRPLSGYPVSLANITEASEEESLTGSKSPPHLQQMLNSDLSDTSGTQTSGTEQPISDSEKPPEVEKVAILCENISKCAVRKRNEAILHKSTKQKAEPVETSQNRKRLSLYSSKAQRSLTESQDSEEEEAETWACRQVPNSQKSTLSKPTREWNTGAESSHSEEVSRPLNSVRGIKRHLNSKKDNKQTSHSTQPLDDFEEESSQDNLAWTEPCDKVAVPSRKSQSIFDFEESEVETASRKDLSETVKSKNKMLLSTPGPQKRQNTNSQKSQRPAKKQENTKTHFTTKKIATKRSNPRAHRRKTNPSEESSESELDFAEEEDEDDDEEDYESEREVKTKAKGKTTKPSNQLRNFQKHQQTLRGNSASKRLYRKSQNDDLDSESELEMVQWKDLHQTAKSKNKLLVHTPGSQKSHNARSQKSHRGAIEQENTEKHFTRIDDTKKQSNPSLSKKKSSPRETSHSELDLEDEEDKSEDDSKPKRKANTEVNRKATKPSPQLQHLQKHQQNLRGNNASRSPTHSHPERQLPQNPLAALVHQEDWTEKEVKRLYSAISKLPKRKPGYWFEVAMAVGSHSAEECQEKYLEKQQTKGSKSKPKKKNSSSKNKKESKGKEMVQVTAKEGTLKRKQQMREFLDHTQRDDDLYSSTKRVKVSETHR